CGGCGTACGCTGGATCTGCAGTCATCGTCTCCAAGAGGGAGGTCGAAGGGGTAATAGTTTACTCCCGAACACCGGTTCCAAAATGCGAACCGCGACCGAACCGTGAGTTCGACGACCGCTACTGGAACGCCGTCAGCCCCAGCCGCTCGAGCGTCTCGCTCGTCGGGGCACCGTCGTCGCCCCAGCCTCTGAAGTCGTAGTACTCCTCGAGCATCGACTCGAGTTCTTCGGGCGGGCAGTGCATCCCTTCGGCGGGACCGTCGGGGATCGGTTCGTGCAGCACCCGGTGGGGGAGGGTGTCGGACTCGCGATCGGCGACGCCGCGCTCGACGTTGATCAGCCGTTCCAGGTTGTAGATCCGCTCGCCGATCGCTTCGACCTCGTCTGTCGTCAGCTCCCAGCCCGTCGCCGCGGCGATGGCGTCGCGGTAGCGCTCGGTGATCGCTTTCCCCCAGCCCCCTTCGCTGACGAACCGACACTGGGTCAGCGAATCGCCGAGGGCGGTGAAGTGCTGGGAGCGAGCGGCGAAGACGGCCGTGCCGTCGGTCGTCTCGTCGTACTCGCCGCCGTACTGGCGCGTCGGCCGCGTATCGTGGTGAGAGCCCCCGCGGGTCGACGTCGCGTAGCCGATGCTCATCCCCTTCAGCCCGCGCGGGGAGTGGGCGGCGAACTCGAGGCCTTTCGCTCCGTGGAGGTAACGCTTGGCGTCCTCGTCGAGCTCCGCGGCGAAGCGGAACGAGCCCTCGGCGAGGGCGTCGCCGATCCCCTCGCGGGCGGCCGTCTCGCAAGCGAGGTCGACCAGGCCCTCGGCGTCGCCGAACTCGAGGTGAGGCGAGGCGTCGGCTTCGAGCAGTCCCTTCTCGTAACACTCGCGCGCGAAGGCGACGGTGACGCCCCAGCTGATCGTGTCCATCCCCAGCCGGTCACAGCGGTCGTTCGCCTTCATCACCCGCTTGACGTCGTGGACCTCCTGCATCGTCGCCGTCCCGAAGAGGCTCTCGAACTCGGGGATCTTCGCGTCGGTGATGCCCTCGGATTCGACGGTGACGTGTTTCCCACAGCGGACTGCGCAGTTGGCACAGGTCGTGTGCTCGGTGACGTACTCGGCCTCGAGGGTCTCGCCACTGATCCGCTCGGCGAGCTCGGGGTCGGTCTGCTCGTACTGGTTGTTTCGCCAGCCGAGTTTCCCCATCTCGTTGATCGGGTTCACGAGGCCGGCCGTGCCGTACTCCTGGAGCATCTCCGTCTCAGCCATCAGCGGCCGCATCCGACTGATGGTCAGTTCCCGGAACGCATCCTCGCGGGCGACGGTCGGCTCGAACGAGCCCTCCCGCACCGCGACCGCCTTGACGCCCTTCGAGCCGAGGACGGCGCCGGCACCGCCCCTGCCGGCGACGCCCTCGCGGTCTCGGCCTTTGTGCACGAGGCAGGCGTAGCGAACCAGGTTCTCCCCGGCGGGGCCGGCCGCGATCACGTGGACGTCGTCGTCGCCGTCTTCCTCGCGCTCGCGGACGGCCTCGCAGCTCTCGTAGGTGTCCATCCCCTCGAGGTCGGGCGCGGGAACGACCGACGCGCCGTCCTCGTCGACCAGGACGTACGAGCACTCCTCGGCCGCGCCGTGGAGGACGATCGTCTCGAAGCCGGTGGTCTTCTGGGCTCGCGGGAACGTCCCGCCGAAGGTACTGTCGAAGAAGCCGTTCGTCATCGGGCTGACGAAGCCGACGATTCCGCGACTCGTACTCTGAAACGCCGTCGCGTTCATCGGCCCGACGGCGAAGACGACGACGTTCTCGGGGTCGAACGGGTCGGCCGACGGCGGGACGTGTTCGGCAACCTGTGCCGCCGCGAAGCCGTTGCCACCGAGCAAGGCTCTGGCGCGACCGGGGTCAATCAGCTCGCGCTCCGCCTCCCCCGAGTCGAGGTGAACGTGGAGGATCTCGCCGCCGTAGACTGGTGGGAGCTCGCTCATCCGATCACGCCTCCATCGCCGCGTCGGCGTGCTCGAGGGCGTCGTCGATCGCGTCGATCGCCTCGTCGACGTCCTCGCGGGTGATCGTCAACGGCGGCGCGATGATCAACGTGTTGATCATGTTCGCGAGGTAGACGCCGTTTTCGCCGGCGCGAGCGGCCACCTCGTCGACGACCGTGGTCTCCGGGGAGAGCTTGTCCGAGCGCACGCCGAAGGGTTCGCGACGGTCGCTGCGTTTCGTCAGCTCGATTCCCCTGAACAGCCCGACGCCGCGGACCTCGCCGACGCTCGGGTGGGCGGCCGAAAGTTCCTCGAGTCGGTCGCCGAGATACGCACCGATTTCGGCCGCGTGCTCGATCAGGTTCTCTTCCTGGTAGGTTTCGACGGCGGCCAGCCCCGCCGCGCAGGCCACCGGATGGCCGGCGTAGGTGTGGCCGTGACAGAACATGTGTTCCTCGAAGTGGTCGGCGATCTCCGGGGTGACGATCGTCCCTCCGAGCGGGGCGTACGCGCCCGTCAACCCCTTGGCCATCGTCATGATGTCCGGCGTGACGTCGAACAGGTCACAGCCGAACCACTCGCCGGTTCGGCCGAAGCCGCTCATCACCTCGTCGCAGATGAGCAACGCCCCGTGATCGTGGGCGATCTCTTTCAGCCGCGGAAGATACTCCGCTGGTGGCACGAGAATTCCGTTCGAACCGACGACCGGCTCGACCAGCACCGCGGCGACGGTGTCGCCCTCGAGCATCAGCATCTCGTCTATGTACTCGAGGCTCTCCATCGGCTCGAGCGTCGAGCCGTAGGCGTAGGGGTCCGGTGCCTTGATCGTCCCCGGAATGCCCGGCTCCGCTTCGAGTCGGCGTGGATCGCCGGTGACGCTGATCGAGCCGTAGGTCGCGCCGTGGTAGGAGCGGTACCGGGAGACGATCTTCTGTTTGCCCGTGTACATGCGGGCGATCTTGATCGCGGCCTCGACGGCCTCGGTGCCGCTGGTCGAGAAGAACGTCTTCGAGAGCGATCCGGGGGTGACTTCGGCGAGTTTCTCGCCGAGTCGCGCCCGCGCCTCGGTCGTGTAGCCCGGCGCGATGTAGGCGGTCTCACGAGCCTGGTCGGCGATGGCGTCGGCGACCCGGTCCGCCGAGTGGCCCAGGTTCGAACACATCAACTGTCCCGAAACGTCGAGGTACTCGGTTCCGTCCGCCGTCTCGAACCGGTTCCCGTCGGCGCCGACCACCTGCGTCGGCTGCACCTGCTTTTGATACGACCACGTCCCGAACACGTGTTTCTTATCCAGCCGCTCGAGTTGATTCCCTTCGTCGCCCGAACCGGATCGGTCCGTCATGGTGGTTCGAGTAGTCGGTTCGGTACAATCAATCTTGTGTACCCTGGTATCACACATCCCGTGAGGGCGGCCGGGTGAGCGGTTTCGAAGGCGTCGTCGACTGCCGTACCCTTCGGCTGGGACAAACGTTTATCGTTCCCTCACTCGTTGTCGGCCGCATGGTTGACACTGTTATACACGGCGGGGCCGTCGTGACGCCGACGGAGACCGTCGAGGCCGACGTCGCCATCGACGGCGAACGGATCGCTGCGGTCGGCGACCCTGACTCGATGCCCGACGCCGACCGCGTCGTCGACGCCACTGGAAAACTCGTGCTGCCCGGCGTCGTGGACCCACACGTCCACATCGACGACATGTTCTCGATCGACACCTACGAGACGGCCACCAGGGCGGCGGCGCTCGGGGGAACGACGACGTACATCGATTTCGCCTGGCAGGCCTGGATCGGCGACCTCAGCCCGTGGGACGAAGAGGGGACGCTGCTCGAGGGAATCGAGCGAAAACGGGAGAAAGGAGCCGGCGCGGTCGTCGACTACGGCCTCCATGGTGCAATCACGCGCGCGGACGAGGCGGTGCTCGAGGAACTCGAGGCCGTCGTCGAGGCTGGGGTGCCGTCGATCAAGCTGTTCACCGCCTACGAGATCGGCCTCGAGAACGGGTTCATGGATCGGGTGTTCAACCGGTTAGCCGACCTGGACGCGTTCGCCGTGCTCCACACCGAAGAGGGAACGATCTGTGACGAACGGACCGAACGCTTCCAGCGCGAGGGCAAGGGCGATCCGGAGTGGTACCCCCGGTCGCGGCCGGATTACGCCGAGGCGATCGCGGCCGAGGCGGCGGCGCGGATGGCGATGGAGGCGGGCTGTCGGTACTACGGCATCCACACCTCCTGTCGGAAGTCGGCGGAGGTGCTCGCCCGGTATCGCGAACAGTACGGCGAAGAGCGGCTGCGCGCTGAAACGTGCACCCACTACACGACGCTCGACGATTCGATCTTCGAAGAACTCGGCCACCTCCCGATGATCGCGCCGCCGATCCGGAAACCGGACGACGTCGAGGCCATGTTCGAACACCTGAAACGGGGAACGCTCGACGTCGTCTCGACGGACCACTGTGGCTACACCGAAGAGAGCAAACAGGTCACGAACTGGTGGGACAGCAAGTTCGGCGCGAACGCACTCCAGACGAACCTCCCGGTGTTCCACGACGAGGCGGTCAACCGGCGGGGCTTCTCCTATCCGTTCCTCGTCCGGGTCCTCTGTCGCAACCCGGCCCGGATCTTCGGGCTGCAGGACAAGGGAACGCTCGACCCCGGCACGGACGCCGACGTCGTCGTCTTCGATCCGACCGAGACGTACACCATCACGGCCGAGGAGAACGCCTCTGCTGCTGACTTCTCGATCTACGAGGGTCGGGAGGTAACTGGCCGGGTGAAACAGACGTTCGTCCGCGGCGAACTCGTCGCCGACGACGGCGAGATCGTCGCCGAGGAGGGACACGGCCAGTTCCTCGAGCGCGAATCGACCGACTGGGACTGCTGAGCGGCCGCGGCCGATCCGCCGCCTACGGGTCGAACTCTGCGCCGGCGAGCCGGCAAACCGCGTTCGCGAGGGTGTTCGCCCCGCTGTAACAGTCCTCCCAGCTGGTGTACTCGTCCTCGTTGTGGCTCTTCCCGTCCTCGCTGACCGTGAATACCATGCTCGTGTCACACACGTCGGTCATGTGGACGGCGTCGTGGCCGGCTCCGCTGTAAAGGCGCATGCTGTCGAGTTCGAGGTCGTCGGCGGAGCTCTGGACGGCGTCGATACACGCGTCCGAAAAGTCGACGCTGGCCGACCGGTGGCGCTCTTCCCACTCCCAGTCGACGCCTTCGCGCTCGGCGGCGGCCGCCGCTTCGGCGAGAACCCGTGCTTTCGCCTCCTCGACGATCTCGTCGTCCGGGTCCCGGAAGCCGAACGTGATCGTCACCTCGTCGGGGATGATGTTGATCGAGTTCGGCTCGACGTCCACGTAGCCGACCGTGCCGACCGTGCGCTCGCCGAGCGTGCCCGGAATCCGGCGCACCTGGGTGATCACGTCGGCGGCGGCGACGAGCGCGTCGTTTCGGAAGTGCATCGGCGTCGGCCCGGAGTGATCGGCCTCGCCGTAGAAGGTGATCGCCCCCCAGAAAAAGCCCACGACGCCCGTGACGACGCCGACGTCCGTCTCGTTCAACTCGAGGTACGGTCCCTGCTCGACGTGGAGCTCGAGGTAGGCCTCGTATTCCTCCTGTGGTTCGGCGGGGAGGTCGCCCCGGTAGCCGATGCGCTCGAGTTCGTCGACCAGCCGGACACCGTCGGCGTCGGTCCGCTCGTACTCGGTCTCGAGGTCGTGTGCGCCGACCCAGACGCCACTGCCTTGCATCGCCGGCTGGAAGCGCGAGCCCTCCTCGTTGGTCCAGTTGACGATCTCGATCGGGTGGTCGGTCTCGATGCCCTCTTCCTCGAGTGTCCGGAGGAGCTCGAGCGGCGCGATCACGCCCAGCGCGCCGTCGTAGATGCCGCCGAAGGGCTGGGAGTCGAGGTGTGAGCCGACCAGCACCGGCGCGGCGTCCGGGTTCGTTCCTTCACGCCGACCGAACATATTCCCGAACTCGTCGACGCGAACCGGAATCTCGAGCGCCTCGAGCTGGTCGCGAAACCAGTCGCGAATCTCTCTGTCCTCCTCAGAGAGCGCGAGTCGGTGGAGCCCGCCGCCGTCGGTCGCGCCGATCTCGGCCTGTTCGGTCATCGTCTCGACGAAGCGGTCGCGCTCGAGAGTCAGTGACATACGTCTCCCTCCCACGGAATTTTCTTAAGTGTTACCCGGGTGCTCACTCGAGAACCGCATCGTCGGTCGGGAGCGGCCGGTCCGAACGAACGTATTTATACTGACGGACGGAGAACCTCGTATGGACGTTATTCACACCGCCATCTGGGTATCGGACCTCGAGGAGACGGCTGCCTTTTACGAGGACGTGCTGGGACTCGAGTTCCAGTCTGAGTTCACCGGCGACGACGGCGTCGTCAACTACTACGTCGGCACCGAGGACGGGGCCGACCTCCAGTTCAAGTACGATCCGGACGGCAAGTCGGCCGGCCCGCCCGCCGGCATCGACCACGTCGCACTCGCGGTCGACGACGTCGACGCCGAGTTCGACCGGGTGCTCGAGGCCACGGACCCGCCGGTCGTTCTCGAGCCGACGACAGTCGAGGCGGCGAACGCCCGGGTGGCGTTCCTCGAAGACCCCGCGGGGTACGTGGTCGAACTCGTCGAGTATCAGTGAGCAGTCCCAGAGGACAGTGGCCGGTTACCGTCTGAATCGGTAACGATTTTCGTATCCGAACCTCTCACTGGGTGTACACGCGGTCGAAAATCTCGCCGACTGAACTCATTCTGAGCGGTACATTTATGTGGGTGGTATTGGTTTTTGTGTTCATGTCTGTGCGAAATGTGACCACATTCACGCACAGCACGCCCGGCGAAGGACTGGGCACACCAAACTGATACCATGACTGATAAACGCGATACCACGGATTCACTCGAGACCGACGGGGGAACGCCTTCCCGGGAGGAGGCCTCTTTCGTCGAGTACGGCATCGACGACAAACCACCACTCGGCGAGTCGATCTTCCTCGGAGTACAGCACTACCTGACGATGATCGGCGCGACCGTCGCGATTCCGCTGATTCTGGCGGGAATCATGGAGATGCCTCCCGCCGAAACCGCACGGCTCGTCGGGACGTTCTTCGTCGTCTCCGGGATCGCTACGCTCTTACAGACGACGGCCGGGAACCGGTATCCGATCGTCCAGGGTGGGACGTTCGCCCTGCTCGCGCCGGCGATCGCCGTCATCGTCGCGATGGGTGCATCCTGGGAGGCGACGATCCTCGAACTTCAGGGGGCGATCATCGCGGCTGCGGCCATACAGGTCGTAATCGGCTACGTCGGCCTGCTGGGGAAGCTGAAGTACTACCTCTCGCCGGTCGTCATCGCGCCGGTGATCGTCCTCATCGGCCTGTCGCTGGTCGGCGTCGGCGACGTCACCCGTCCGGACCAGAACTGGTGGCTCCTCGGGCTGACGCTCTTTCTCATCATCCTGTTCTCGCAGTACCTCGACCAGTACAACCGGTACGCCAGGCTGTTTCCGGTTCTGCTCGGGCTCGCCAGCGCGTGGCTCATCGCTGCAGCGCTGACGTTCGCTGGCGTGTACACCCAGGAATCGCACGAAGGTCTCGGCTACATCGACACGTCGCTCATGACCGAGGCACCGCTGATCCAGCCGATCACGCCGTTCCAGTGGGGCATCCCCGAGTTCACGCTCGCGTTCGCCGTGGGGATGTTCGCCGGCGTCGTCGCCTCGATGATCGAGAGTCTCGGTGACTACTACGCCGTCGCTCGCATCTCCGGGCTCGGTGCGCCGAGCGAGAAACGCATCAACCACGGTATCGGCATGGAGGGTATCGGGAACATCATCGCCGGCATCATGGGTACCGGCAACGGGTCGACGTCCTACGGTGAGAACATCGGTGCGATCGGGATCACCGGCGTCGCCTCCCGATACGTGGTACAGATCGGCGCGATCGTCATGCTCATCGTCGGCTTCTTCGGCCCGTTCGGTGCGCTGATCACGTCGATCCCGGGACCGATCGTCGGTGCGCTGTACATCGCCATGTTCGGCCAGATCGCGGCGATCGGCCTCTCGAACCTCAAGTACGTCGACCTCGACGCCTCCCGTAACGTCTTCATCATCGGGATCGCGCTCTTCCTCGGCCTGGCGATGCCGATCTACATGGACAACGTCGGCGGTGCAGCCCAGTTCCAGGACATCGCCGAAGGCGCGGCGCTCATCGGTCCGGTCCTCGGTATCGAACTCGTCTCTGACACCATCTTCGTCATCGGTTCGACGACGATGGCCGTCGGTGGGATCGTCGCGTTCGTCCTCGACAACACCATCCGCGGGACCCGCGAAGAACGCGGTCTCGCCCAGTGGGAGCACATCACCGAGGACGAAGACGAGTTCCAGACGTTCTTCGAGCGGATGGGCTCCGGCGGTGACAAACCCGCAGCCGGCCGCGCCGACTGACTGACCACCGCGGTATTTTTTCGAGAGAGGCAGAAACGTTCAAGAGCCGCCCGCACCCAGTGGCGGGCATGCCGAGCAGACAGGGGCTAGAGCTCGACCGCGGCGAGCGGCTCCACTACCGTGGATCGCTCCGAGACGGGAGAGAGATCGCCATCACCGAGTACCGTCTGCTCGTTCGCTCAGACGATCAGCTCACGAGCGTTCCCTACACGAACGTCAGCGAAGTCACCAACGAGTCGTTCGACTGGTTTCTCACCATCCTCAGCGGCGCGCTCGTGCTCTTTGGACTCTACGGACTGGGGCAGAATCCACTCATCGGCATCGGATTCATCCTCGCCGGTCTCTGGAGCATCCATCGAACCTACCGCCACCGGGACCGGGTCCGCATCCACACGCACAGCCAGGCGAAACCAGTCGAGGTCTTCCCCGAAGACGTCGAGACGCTGTACGACGAACTCGAGTCGGCTCTCGACGCGGTTCGAGAGGAGCGCGACGAGGAGGGGCCGGTCGGCGACGAAGCGGGCGACGAAGAGCGCGAGTGAGAGCCGCGCGATCGAATCGCTCCGGCGTTCACCCGGTTCGCTCGAGGCCGTCTCCGGGGTCGGCGACTCCACCGATAGCAAGGTTTTTGACTGGGTGCCGTAATTGTCACCACACTCCATGGACAGCGGAGACCACATCCTCGACGGCGTGAGAGTCGTCGATCTGACGACGTTCGTGACTGGCGGCTTCTGTTCACTGATGCTCGCGAATCAGGGGGCAGAGGTGATCAAAGTCGAGCGACCCGGTGCGGGTGACGACAACCGTCACTC
This portion of the Natronobeatus ordinarius genome encodes:
- a CDS encoding aldehyde ferredoxin oxidoreductase family protein, coding for MSELPPVYGGEILHVHLDSGEAERELIDPGRARALLGGNGFAAAQVAEHVPPSADPFDPENVVVFAVGPMNATAFQSTSRGIVGFVSPMTNGFFDSTFGGTFPRAQKTTGFETIVLHGAAEECSYVLVDEDGASVVPAPDLEGMDTYESCEAVREREEDGDDDVHVIAAGPAGENLVRYACLVHKGRDREGVAGRGGAGAVLGSKGVKAVAVREGSFEPTVAREDAFRELTISRMRPLMAETEMLQEYGTAGLVNPINEMGKLGWRNNQYEQTDPELAERISGETLEAEYVTEHTTCANCAVRCGKHVTVESEGITDAKIPEFESLFGTATMQEVHDVKRVMKANDRCDRLGMDTISWGVTVAFARECYEKGLLEADASPHLEFGDAEGLVDLACETAAREGIGDALAEGSFRFAAELDEDAKRYLHGAKGLEFAAHSPRGLKGMSIGYATSTRGGSHHDTRPTRQYGGEYDETTDGTAVFAARSQHFTALGDSLTQCRFVSEGGWGKAITERYRDAIAAATGWELTTDEVEAIGERIYNLERLINVERGVADRESDTLPHRVLHEPIPDGPAEGMHCPPEELESMLEEYYDFRGWGDDGAPTSETLERLGLTAFQ
- a CDS encoding aspartate aminotransferase family protein, producing the protein MTDRSGSGDEGNQLERLDKKHVFGTWSYQKQVQPTQVVGADGNRFETADGTEYLDVSGQLMCSNLGHSADRVADAIADQARETAYIAPGYTTEARARLGEKLAEVTPGSLSKTFFSTSGTEAVEAAIKIARMYTGKQKIVSRYRSYHGATYGSISVTGDPRRLEAEPGIPGTIKAPDPYAYGSTLEPMESLEYIDEMLMLEGDTVAAVLVEPVVGSNGILVPPAEYLPRLKEIAHDHGALLICDEVMSGFGRTGEWFGCDLFDVTPDIMTMAKGLTGAYAPLGGTIVTPEIADHFEEHMFCHGHTYAGHPVACAAGLAAVETYQEENLIEHAAEIGAYLGDRLEELSAAHPSVGEVRGVGLFRGIELTKRSDRREPFGVRSDKLSPETTVVDEVAARAGENGVYLANMINTLIIAPPLTITREDVDEAIDAIDDALEHADAAMEA
- a CDS encoding dihydroorotase, producing MVDTVIHGGAVVTPTETVEADVAIDGERIAAVGDPDSMPDADRVVDATGKLVLPGVVDPHVHIDDMFSIDTYETATRAAALGGTTTYIDFAWQAWIGDLSPWDEEGTLLEGIERKREKGAGAVVDYGLHGAITRADEAVLEELEAVVEAGVPSIKLFTAYEIGLENGFMDRVFNRLADLDAFAVLHTEEGTICDERTERFQREGKGDPEWYPRSRPDYAEAIAAEAAARMAMEAGCRYYGIHTSCRKSAEVLARYREQYGEERLRAETCTHYTTLDDSIFEELGHLPMIAPPIRKPDDVEAMFEHLKRGTLDVVSTDHCGYTEESKQVTNWWDSKFGANALQTNLPVFHDEAVNRRGFSYPFLVRVLCRNPARIFGLQDKGTLDPGTDADVVVFDPTETYTITAEENASAADFSIYEGREVTGRVKQTFVRGELVADDGEIVAEEGHGQFLERESTDWDC
- a CDS encoding Zn-dependent hydrolase, with amino-acid sequence MSLTLERDRFVETMTEQAEIGATDGGGLHRLALSEEDREIRDWFRDQLEALEIPVRVDEFGNMFGRREGTNPDAAPVLVGSHLDSQPFGGIYDGALGVIAPLELLRTLEEEGIETDHPIEIVNWTNEEGSRFQPAMQGSGVWVGAHDLETEYERTDADGVRLVDELERIGYRGDLPAEPQEEYEAYLELHVEQGPYLELNETDVGVVTGVVGFFWGAITFYGEADHSGPTPMHFRNDALVAAADVITQVRRIPGTLGERTVGTVGYVDVEPNSINIIPDEVTITFGFRDPDDEIVEEAKARVLAEAAAAAEREGVDWEWEERHRSASVDFSDACIDAVQSSADDLELDSMRLYSGAGHDAVHMTDVCDTSMVFTVSEDGKSHNEDEYTSWEDCYSGANTLANAVCRLAGAEFDP
- a CDS encoding VOC family protein is translated as MDVIHTAIWVSDLEETAAFYEDVLGLEFQSEFTGDDGVVNYYVGTEDGADLQFKYDPDGKSAGPPAGIDHVALAVDDVDAEFDRVLEATDPPVVLEPTTVEAANARVAFLEDPAGYVVELVEYQ
- a CDS encoding uracil-xanthine permease family protein, with the translated sequence MTDKRDTTDSLETDGGTPSREEASFVEYGIDDKPPLGESIFLGVQHYLTMIGATVAIPLILAGIMEMPPAETARLVGTFFVVSGIATLLQTTAGNRYPIVQGGTFALLAPAIAVIVAMGASWEATILELQGAIIAAAAIQVVIGYVGLLGKLKYYLSPVVIAPVIVLIGLSLVGVGDVTRPDQNWWLLGLTLFLIILFSQYLDQYNRYARLFPVLLGLASAWLIAAALTFAGVYTQESHEGLGYIDTSLMTEAPLIQPITPFQWGIPEFTLAFAVGMFAGVVASMIESLGDYYAVARISGLGAPSEKRINHGIGMEGIGNIIAGIMGTGNGSTSYGENIGAIGITGVASRYVVQIGAIVMLIVGFFGPFGALITSIPGPIVGALYIAMFGQIAAIGLSNLKYVDLDASRNVFIIGIALFLGLAMPIYMDNVGGAAQFQDIAEGAALIGPVLGIELVSDTIFVIGSTTMAVGGIVAFVLDNTIRGTREERGLAQWEHITEDEDEFQTFFERMGSGGDKPAAGRAD